Proteins encoded within one genomic window of Oncorhynchus mykiss isolate Arlee unplaced genomic scaffold, USDA_OmykA_1.1 un_scaffold_216, whole genome shotgun sequence:
- the LOC110485372 gene encoding zinc finger protein 436 produces the protein MAEPKSMESPGSGCGVPPQRSSQWCPEMVSVKLEDCSQPLEVNVIVIGEERAVKEEEMDVKEDHKEIEIKQEVEEKRAVKEDEMDAKEDHKEIEIKQEVEEKRAVKEEEMEIEKENKDTEVKEELEENAVIKEMEERGVKEDEETEVKKETGLEEEEEREVKEEEENRDVSDPDLVEEEAALDSITDPGEISNPGSDSEPSSTASGKHQQHEQRNSRQKHHHCMDCFTSFYDPEELRRHTCRPQPCSDCRGSSVCPTHLIPRKKTIKRKKTYPCGQCGKSFQAPSKLKKHQITHTGEKPFHCSVCGKSFPLSQTLNRHQLIHTGEKPIHCSQCGKGFKRPDSLKNHLRIHTGEKPFHCSHCGKSFSHSNYLKTHQRTHTGEKPYHCSQCGKRFNQSSDLKIHQRTHTGEKPHKCFQCGKSFSHSSYLKTHQRTHTGEKPYHCLQCGKSFNQSSDLKTHQRTHTGEKPYHCSQCEKSFSQFSSLKTHQLTHTENRSHHCSHCGKVFSLLHHLNRHQQTHKGEKTHQCSQCRETFQSVIKSEDTPVKVSQP, from the exons ATGGCTGAACCCAAGTCTATGGAGTCCCCAGGTTCTGGCTGTGGTGTTCCACCACAGAGAAGCTCACAGTGGTGTCCAGAGATGGTGTCAGTGAAGCTGGAGGACTGCAGTCAACCACTGGAAGTCAATGTGATTGtgataggggaagagagagcagtcaaagaggaggagatggatgTTAAAGAGGACCATAAGGAGATAGAGATTAaacaggaggtggaggagaagagagcggTCAAAGAGGATGAGATGGATGCTAAAGAGGACCATAAGGAGATAGAGATTAaacaggaggtggaggagaagagagcggtcaaagaggaagagatggagattgAAAAGGAAAACAAGGATACAGAAgtcaaagaagagctggaggagaatGCAGTCAtcaaggagatggaggagagaggtgtgAAAGAGGATGAGGAGACAGAAGTCAAAAAGGAGACAGGActagaagaagaggaggagagagaagtcaaagaagaagaggagaacaggGACGTGTCTGATCCAGACCTAGTGGAAGAGGAGGCAGCATTAGATAGTATCACTGACCCAG GAGAGATCTCCAACCCAGGTTCAGACAGTGAGCCCAGTTCCACAGCATCAGGAAAGCATCAACAACACGAACAGAGGAACTCAAGACAGAAACATCACCACTGCATGGACTGCTTCACTAGTTTCTATGATCCAGAGGAGTTGAGAAGGCACACTTGTAGGCCCCAACCCTGCTCAGATTGCAGAGGCAGTTCCGTGTGTCCAACTCACCTCATACCACGCAAAAAGACTATCAAAAGAAAGAAGACTTACccctgtggtcaatgtgggaagagttttcaGGCACCAAGCAAACTAAAGAAACACCAGataactcacacaggagagaagcctttccactgctctgtatgtgggaagagttttcctCTTTCACAGACCTTAAATAGACACCAGCtgatccacacaggagagaagcctatccactgctcccaatgtgggaaGGGCTTTAAGCGACCTGATTCCCTGAAAAATCATCTTAGAATACACACGGGAGAAAAGCCTTTCCACTGCTCTCACTGTGGGAAAAGTTTCAGTCATTCAAACTACTTAAAGACACACCAGcgaactcacacaggagagaagccttaccactgctcccagtgtgggaagCGTTTCAATCAGTCTTCAGATCTAAAGATACACCAGcgaactcacacaggagagaagcctcacAAATGTtttcagtgtggaaagagttttagtcATTCAAGCTACTTAAAGACACACCAGcgaactcacacaggagagaagccttaccactgccttcagtgtgggaagagtttcaatCAGTCTTCAGATCTAAAGACACACCAGcgaactcacacaggagagaagccttatcactgctcccagtgtgaaaAGAGTTTCAGTCAGTTTTCAAGTCTGAAGACACACCAGCTAACTCACACAGAAAATAGGTCACACCactgctcccattgtggaaagGTTTTCAGTCTGTTGCACCACCTAAATAGACACCAGCAAACTCACAAAGGAGAAAAGACTCACCAATGCTCTCAATGTAGGGAAACGTTTCAGTCAGTCATCAAATCTGAAGACACACCAGTTAAAGTATCACAGCCCTGA